One window of the Oncorhynchus keta strain PuntledgeMale-10-30-2019 chromosome 31, Oket_V2, whole genome shotgun sequence genome contains the following:
- the fli1rs gene encoding fli-1 proto-oncogene, ETS transcription factor-related sequence isoform X6, translating to MDCTIKEALSVVSEDQSIFESPFTAATTMHMKGEMASPGSFSQASEESQEPTEPEWAGPGAQNPGKRGEHINGTSRESPVDCSVTKRSRHMSSNDGGQLAYQASYPEPRTSPQTTTPPNSATEEKRVIVPADPEVWTQDHVRQWLDWAIKEYSLEEVDIMHFHTLEGKALCKMTKEDMMRLTSAYNTDILLGHLNYLRQSSPTFSYPTTPTNNTQQQPRLQVKSENSYEEIGRRNSWPSNPMPPPVPKGSPMEHQHSTRVTEPPPRSVQDPYQALGPISSRLANPEGQALHSKNRTSKHSSYRLPDPSAHRPVGSGQIQLWQFLLELLSDSNNSSIITWEGTNGEFKMTDPDEVAKRWGERKSKPNMNYDKLSRALRYYYDKNIMTKVHGKRYAYKFDFQGISQAHQGHGGEGGIVKYQTEVSYAQPYHSHQPKMNFMNTHAAPMPVSPGNFFGPPTTYWNSTTSPMYPGSPMPRHPGTHSHLSSYY from the exons GAAGCACTGTCCGTGGTGAGCGAGGACCAGTCCATTTTCGAGTCGCCCTTCACTGCCGCCACGACCATGCACATGAAGGGCGAGATGGCGTCACCGGGAAGCTTCAGCCAGGCCTCCGAAGAGAGCCAAGAACCCACCGAGCCGGAGTGGGCCGGCCCGGGAGCACAGAACcctgggaagagaggagagcacatCAACGGAACCAG TCGTGAGTCCCCTGTGGACTGCAGTGTGACCAAACGCTCCCGACACATGAGCAGCAACGATGGGGGTCAGCTGGCCTACCAGGCCTCATACCCTGAGCCCCGCACCAGCCCCCAGACCACCACCCCGCCCAACAGCGccacagaggagaagagagtcaTAGTGCCCGCAG ACCCTGAGGTGTGGACCCAGGACCATGTGCGCCAGTGGCTGGACTGGGCCATCAAGGAGTACAGCCTGGAGGAGGTGGACATCATGCACTTCCACACACTGGAGGGCAAGGCACTCTGCAAGATGACCAAGGAGGATATGATGCGCCTCACGTCCGCCTACAACACAGACATCCTGCTCGGCCACCTCAATTACCTCCGGCAGA GCAGCCCTACTTTCTCCTACCCCACAACTCCAACCAACAACACACAGCAACAACCCAGACTACAGGTTAAATCAG AGAACAGTTATGAGGAGATAGGCAGAAGGAACAGCTGGCCATCGAACCCCATGCCACCTCCAGTACCCAAAG GTTCTCCCATGGAGCACCAACACAGCACCAGAGTCACAGAGCCTCCACCGAGAAGTGTGCAAG ACCCATACCAAGCATTAGGTCCCATCAGCAGTCGTCTAGCCAACCCAG AAGGGCAGGCCCTCCACTCCAAGAACCGAACAAGCAAACACAGTTCATACAGGCTGCCTGACCCCAGCGCTCACAGGcctgtgg GCTCTGGACAGATCCAGCTGTGGCAGTTCCTGCTGGAGCTGCTGTCGGACAGCAACAACTCCAGCATCATCACCTGGGAGGGCACCAACGGCGAGTTCAAGATGACCGACCCGGACGAGGTGGCCAAGCGTTGGGGCGAGCGCAAGAGCAAACCCAACATGAACTATGACAAGCTGAGCCGCGCCCTGCGCTACTATTACGACAAGAACATCATGACCAAGGTGCACGGCAAGCGCTACGCCTACAAGTTTGACTTCCAGGGCATCTCACAGGCCCACCAGGGTCACGGCGGAGAGGGGGGCATCGTTAAGTATCAGACTGAGGTATCGTATGCCCAGCCCTACCACAGCCACCAGCCAAAAATGAACTTCATGAACACGCATGCTGCCCCTATGCCCGTGTCCCCTGGGAATTTTTTCGGGCCGCCTACAACTTACTGGAACTCAACAACCAGCCCAATGTATCCGGGGTCTCCCATGCCAAGGCACCCGGGGACTCACTCCCACCTGAGCTCATACTATTGA
- the fli1rs gene encoding fli-1 proto-oncogene, ETS transcription factor-related sequence isoform X5, with amino-acid sequence MDCTIKEALSVVSEDQSIFESPFTAATTMHMKGEMASPGSFSQASEESQEPTEPEWAGPGAQNPGKRGEHINGTSRESPVDCSVTKRSRHMSSNDGGQLAYQASYPEPRTSPQTTTPPNSATEEKRVIVPADPEVWTQDHVRQWLDWAIKEYSLEEVDIMHFHTLEGKALCKMTKEDMMRLTSAYNTDILLGHLNYLRQSSPTFSYPTTPTNNTQQQPRLQVKSEMKTRMSHENSYEEIGRRNSWPSNPMPPPVPKGSPMEHQHSTRVTEPPPRSVQDPYQALGPISSRLANPEGQALHSKNRTSKHSSYRLPDPSAHRPVGSGQIQLWQFLLELLSDSNNSSIITWEGTNGEFKMTDPDEVAKRWGERKSKPNMNYDKLSRALRYYYDKNIMTKVHGKRYAYKFDFQGISQAHQGHGGEGGIVKYQTEVSYAQPYHSHQPKMNFMNTHAAPMPVSPGNFFGPPTTYWNSTTSPMYPGSPMPRHPGTHSHLSSYY; translated from the exons GAAGCACTGTCCGTGGTGAGCGAGGACCAGTCCATTTTCGAGTCGCCCTTCACTGCCGCCACGACCATGCACATGAAGGGCGAGATGGCGTCACCGGGAAGCTTCAGCCAGGCCTCCGAAGAGAGCCAAGAACCCACCGAGCCGGAGTGGGCCGGCCCGGGAGCACAGAACcctgggaagagaggagagcacatCAACGGAACCAG TCGTGAGTCCCCTGTGGACTGCAGTGTGACCAAACGCTCCCGACACATGAGCAGCAACGATGGGGGTCAGCTGGCCTACCAGGCCTCATACCCTGAGCCCCGCACCAGCCCCCAGACCACCACCCCGCCCAACAGCGccacagaggagaagagagtcaTAGTGCCCGCAG ACCCTGAGGTGTGGACCCAGGACCATGTGCGCCAGTGGCTGGACTGGGCCATCAAGGAGTACAGCCTGGAGGAGGTGGACATCATGCACTTCCACACACTGGAGGGCAAGGCACTCTGCAAGATGACCAAGGAGGATATGATGCGCCTCACGTCCGCCTACAACACAGACATCCTGCTCGGCCACCTCAATTACCTCCGGCAGA GCAGCCCTACTTTCTCCTACCCCACAACTCCAACCAACAACACACAGCAACAACCCAGACTACAGGTTAAATCAG AGATGAAGACACGGATGTCTCATG AGAACAGTTATGAGGAGATAGGCAGAAGGAACAGCTGGCCATCGAACCCCATGCCACCTCCAGTACCCAAAG GTTCTCCCATGGAGCACCAACACAGCACCAGAGTCACAGAGCCTCCACCGAGAAGTGTGCAAG ACCCATACCAAGCATTAGGTCCCATCAGCAGTCGTCTAGCCAACCCAG AAGGGCAGGCCCTCCACTCCAAGAACCGAACAAGCAAACACAGTTCATACAGGCTGCCTGACCCCAGCGCTCACAGGcctgtgg GCTCTGGACAGATCCAGCTGTGGCAGTTCCTGCTGGAGCTGCTGTCGGACAGCAACAACTCCAGCATCATCACCTGGGAGGGCACCAACGGCGAGTTCAAGATGACCGACCCGGACGAGGTGGCCAAGCGTTGGGGCGAGCGCAAGAGCAAACCCAACATGAACTATGACAAGCTGAGCCGCGCCCTGCGCTACTATTACGACAAGAACATCATGACCAAGGTGCACGGCAAGCGCTACGCCTACAAGTTTGACTTCCAGGGCATCTCACAGGCCCACCAGGGTCACGGCGGAGAGGGGGGCATCGTTAAGTATCAGACTGAGGTATCGTATGCCCAGCCCTACCACAGCCACCAGCCAAAAATGAACTTCATGAACACGCATGCTGCCCCTATGCCCGTGTCCCCTGGGAATTTTTTCGGGCCGCCTACAACTTACTGGAACTCAACAACCAGCCCAATGTATCCGGGGTCTCCCATGCCAAGGCACCCGGGGACTCACTCCCACCTGAGCTCATACTATTGA
- the fli1rs gene encoding fli-1 proto-oncogene, ETS transcription factor-related sequence isoform X7 has protein sequence MHMKGEMASPGSFSQASEESQEPTEPEWAGPGAQNPGKRGEHINGTSRESPVDCSVTKRSRHMSSNDGGQLAYQASYPEPRTSPQTTTPPNSATEEKRVIVPADPEVWTQDHVRQWLDWAIKEYSLEEVDIMHFHTLEGKALCKMTKEDMMRLTSAYNTDILLGHLNYLRQSSPTFSYPTTPTNNTQQQPRLQVKSEMKTRMSHENSYEEIGRRNSWPSNPMPPPVPKGSPMEHQHSTRVTEPPPRSVQDPYQALGPISSRLANPEGQALHSKNRTSKHSSYRLPDPSAHRPVGSGQIQLWQFLLELLSDSNNSSIITWEGTNGEFKMTDPDEVAKRWGERKSKPNMNYDKLSRALRYYYDKNIMTKVHGKRYAYKFDFQGISQAHQGHGGEGGIVKYQTEVSYAQPYHSHQPKMNFMNTHAAPMPVSPGNFFGPPTTYWNSTTSPMYPGSPMPRHPGTHSHLSSYY, from the exons ATGCACATGAAGGGCGAGATGGCGTCACCGGGAAGCTTCAGCCAGGCCTCCGAAGAGAGCCAAGAACCCACCGAGCCGGAGTGGGCCGGCCCGGGAGCACAGAACcctgggaagagaggagagcacatCAACGGAACCAG TCGTGAGTCCCCTGTGGACTGCAGTGTGACCAAACGCTCCCGACACATGAGCAGCAACGATGGGGGTCAGCTGGCCTACCAGGCCTCATACCCTGAGCCCCGCACCAGCCCCCAGACCACCACCCCGCCCAACAGCGccacagaggagaagagagtcaTAGTGCCCGCAG ACCCTGAGGTGTGGACCCAGGACCATGTGCGCCAGTGGCTGGACTGGGCCATCAAGGAGTACAGCCTGGAGGAGGTGGACATCATGCACTTCCACACACTGGAGGGCAAGGCACTCTGCAAGATGACCAAGGAGGATATGATGCGCCTCACGTCCGCCTACAACACAGACATCCTGCTCGGCCACCTCAATTACCTCCGGCAGA GCAGCCCTACTTTCTCCTACCCCACAACTCCAACCAACAACACACAGCAACAACCCAGACTACAGGTTAAATCAG AGATGAAGACACGGATGTCTCATG AGAACAGTTATGAGGAGATAGGCAGAAGGAACAGCTGGCCATCGAACCCCATGCCACCTCCAGTACCCAAAG GTTCTCCCATGGAGCACCAACACAGCACCAGAGTCACAGAGCCTCCACCGAGAAGTGTGCAAG ACCCATACCAAGCATTAGGTCCCATCAGCAGTCGTCTAGCCAACCCAG AAGGGCAGGCCCTCCACTCCAAGAACCGAACAAGCAAACACAGTTCATACAGGCTGCCTGACCCCAGCGCTCACAGGcctgtgg GCTCTGGACAGATCCAGCTGTGGCAGTTCCTGCTGGAGCTGCTGTCGGACAGCAACAACTCCAGCATCATCACCTGGGAGGGCACCAACGGCGAGTTCAAGATGACCGACCCGGACGAGGTGGCCAAGCGTTGGGGCGAGCGCAAGAGCAAACCCAACATGAACTATGACAAGCTGAGCCGCGCCCTGCGCTACTATTACGACAAGAACATCATGACCAAGGTGCACGGCAAGCGCTACGCCTACAAGTTTGACTTCCAGGGCATCTCACAGGCCCACCAGGGTCACGGCGGAGAGGGGGGCATCGTTAAGTATCAGACTGAGGTATCGTATGCCCAGCCCTACCACAGCCACCAGCCAAAAATGAACTTCATGAACACGCATGCTGCCCCTATGCCCGTGTCCCCTGGGAATTTTTTCGGGCCGCCTACAACTTACTGGAACTCAACAACCAGCCCAATGTATCCGGGGTCTCCCATGCCAAGGCACCCGGGGACTCACTCCCACCTGAGCTCATACTATTGA
- the fli1rs gene encoding fli-1 proto-oncogene, ETS transcription factor-related sequence isoform X8, whose protein sequence is MDCTIKEALSVVSEDQSIFESPFTAATTMHMKGEMASPGSFSQASEESQEPTEPEWAGPGAQNPGKRGEHINGTSRESPVDCSVTKRSRHMSSNDGGQLAYQASYPEPRTSPQTTTPPNSATEEKRVIVPADPEVWTQDHVRQWLDWAIKEYSLEEVDIMHFHTLEGKALCKMTKEDMMRLTSAYNTDILLGHLNYLRQSSPTFSYPTTPTNNTQQQPRLQVKSENSYEEIGRRNSWPSNPMPPPVPKGSPMEHQHSTRVTEPPPRSVQDPYQALGPISSRLANPGSGQIQLWQFLLELLSDSNNSSIITWEGTNGEFKMTDPDEVAKRWGERKSKPNMNYDKLSRALRYYYDKNIMTKVHGKRYAYKFDFQGISQAHQGHGGEGGIVKYQTEVSYAQPYHSHQPKMNFMNTHAAPMPVSPGNFFGPPTTYWNSTTSPMYPGSPMPRHPGTHSHLSSYY, encoded by the exons GAAGCACTGTCCGTGGTGAGCGAGGACCAGTCCATTTTCGAGTCGCCCTTCACTGCCGCCACGACCATGCACATGAAGGGCGAGATGGCGTCACCGGGAAGCTTCAGCCAGGCCTCCGAAGAGAGCCAAGAACCCACCGAGCCGGAGTGGGCCGGCCCGGGAGCACAGAACcctgggaagagaggagagcacatCAACGGAACCAG TCGTGAGTCCCCTGTGGACTGCAGTGTGACCAAACGCTCCCGACACATGAGCAGCAACGATGGGGGTCAGCTGGCCTACCAGGCCTCATACCCTGAGCCCCGCACCAGCCCCCAGACCACCACCCCGCCCAACAGCGccacagaggagaagagagtcaTAGTGCCCGCAG ACCCTGAGGTGTGGACCCAGGACCATGTGCGCCAGTGGCTGGACTGGGCCATCAAGGAGTACAGCCTGGAGGAGGTGGACATCATGCACTTCCACACACTGGAGGGCAAGGCACTCTGCAAGATGACCAAGGAGGATATGATGCGCCTCACGTCCGCCTACAACACAGACATCCTGCTCGGCCACCTCAATTACCTCCGGCAGA GCAGCCCTACTTTCTCCTACCCCACAACTCCAACCAACAACACACAGCAACAACCCAGACTACAGGTTAAATCAG AGAACAGTTATGAGGAGATAGGCAGAAGGAACAGCTGGCCATCGAACCCCATGCCACCTCCAGTACCCAAAG GTTCTCCCATGGAGCACCAACACAGCACCAGAGTCACAGAGCCTCCACCGAGAAGTGTGCAAG ACCCATACCAAGCATTAGGTCCCATCAGCAGTCGTCTAGCCAACCCAG GCTCTGGACAGATCCAGCTGTGGCAGTTCCTGCTGGAGCTGCTGTCGGACAGCAACAACTCCAGCATCATCACCTGGGAGGGCACCAACGGCGAGTTCAAGATGACCGACCCGGACGAGGTGGCCAAGCGTTGGGGCGAGCGCAAGAGCAAACCCAACATGAACTATGACAAGCTGAGCCGCGCCCTGCGCTACTATTACGACAAGAACATCATGACCAAGGTGCACGGCAAGCGCTACGCCTACAAGTTTGACTTCCAGGGCATCTCACAGGCCCACCAGGGTCACGGCGGAGAGGGGGGCATCGTTAAGTATCAGACTGAGGTATCGTATGCCCAGCCCTACCACAGCCACCAGCCAAAAATGAACTTCATGAACACGCATGCTGCCCCTATGCCCGTGTCCCCTGGGAATTTTTTCGGGCCGCCTACAACTTACTGGAACTCAACAACCAGCCCAATGTATCCGGGGTCTCCCATGCCAAGGCACCCGGGGACTCACTCCCACCTGAGCTCATACTATTGA